The genomic segment CAAGAAAGGTACTGATGCCAACGAAGCATTGAAGAAAGTAACCGGTACTTACGGACGCTTCACTGCTGAACAGGGAGCTGTTAAACACATTGATCCACGTCACGAATAATATAAGGAGGAAAGAAACTATGATTAGAGAAGTAAAATTTGAAAGTCAAGACCGTCGTATCAAAGGTATCATCGAAGCTTTGAACGCTAACGGCATCAAAGACATCGAGGAAGCAAACGCTATCTGCGAAGCTGCCGGACTCGATCCTTATAAGACGTGTGAAGAAACTCAGCCTATCTGTTTCGAAAACGCAAAATGGGCTTATGTTGTAGGTTGCGCCATCGCTATCAAGAAAGGCTGCAAGAACGCTGCTGATGCTGCCGAAGCTATCGGTATCGGTTTGCAGGCATTCTGTATTCCGGGTTCGGTAGCCGACGACCGCAAGGTAGGTATCGGTCATGGTAACCTGGCTGCCATGTTGCTCCGCGAAGAAACTAAGTGTTTTGCTTTCCTGGCAGGTCACGAATCATTCGCTGCTGCAGAAGGTGCAATCAAAATTGCCGCTAAAGCCGACAAAGTACGTAAAGAACCTTTGCGTTGTATCCTGAACGGTCTTGGAAAAGACGCTGCTCAGATCATCTCTCGTATCAACGGCTTTACTTATGTTCAGACTCAATTCGACTATTACACAGGTGAACTGAAAGTAGTTCGTGAAATCGCATACAGCGACGGTCCTCGCGCCAAAGTAAAATGCTACGGCGCCGACGACGTTCGCGAAGGTGTAGCTATCATGTGGAAAGAAGGCGTAGACGTATCCATCACAGGTAACTCTACCAACCCGACTCGCTTCCAACATCCTGTTGCAGGTACTTACAAGAAAGAACGCGTTCTTGCCGGTAAGCCCTACTTCTCAGTAGCATCAGGTGGTGGAACAGGTCGTACACTTCACCCGGATAACATGGCTGCCGGTCCTGCTTCTTACGGCATGACGGACACAATGGGCCGTATGCACTCAGACGCTCAGTTCGCTGGTTCTTCATCAGTTCCTGCTCACGTGGAAATGATGGGATTCCTGGGTATCGGTAACAACCCGATGGTAGGATGTACAGTGGCTTGTGCGGTTGACGTAGCTCAGGCTTTGAGCAAGTAATTTAGACAATTACATATAGATAAGCTCCTGTAATCCTTGTGATTGCAGGAGTTTTCATTTTATGAAAACTTGGTTTAGATAACGGATTGAAACACCTCATACCATTCCTTTTTTAATTACCCCTCAATTCAAGCCATAAGCAGGTTACTTTTGCAGCCAATTTGCAGCCCAATTTGTCATTCTTTAAAAACGGCTGCAAGAATCAGCATAATCAACCATAATACAATGTGATATACTTCATATAACATTTTAAAATGGAGAAAAACAGTAAATGGTGTACGTGGATTGTTGATTGGGAAAGGAAAGGGCATCATTAAGTTGGTACCCTTTCTTTATATCTAATAATTAACTAATTAAATTTGAAAGTACGCATATAAGTACACATATTTGCATTAAACAAAAGGAGGAATTATGAAAACAGCTAACTACACCGATTTAAGAGCCAACCTCAAAGGGTACATTGATTCAGTAATTGATGATTATAACACTGTAATCGTCAATCGTGGTAATGGTAAAGGAGTAGTGATGATTTCCCTTGATGAATACAACTCTTTAAAGGAAACGGAATATATCATGTCGTCACCTGAAACGATGGAAGACATACGTCAAGGAGAGGAAGATATTAAGAACGGCAAGGGGATAGAGATAAACTTGGATGAAT from the Bacteroides eggerthii genome contains:
- a CDS encoding GGGtGRT protein; translation: MIREVKFESQDRRIKGIIEALNANGIKDIEEANAICEAAGLDPYKTCEETQPICFENAKWAYVVGCAIAIKKGCKNAADAAEAIGIGLQAFCIPGSVADDRKVGIGHGNLAAMLLREETKCFAFLAGHESFAAAEGAIKIAAKADKVRKEPLRCILNGLGKDAAQIISRINGFTYVQTQFDYYTGELKVVREIAYSDGPRAKVKCYGADDVREGVAIMWKEGVDVSITGNSTNPTRFQHPVAGTYKKERVLAGKPYFSVASGGGTGRTLHPDNMAAGPASYGMTDTMGRMHSDAQFAGSSSVPAHVEMMGFLGIGNNPMVGCTVACAVDVAQALSK
- a CDS encoding type II toxin-antitoxin system Phd/YefM family antitoxin, which encodes MKTANYTDLRANLKGYIDSVIDDYNTVIVNRGNGKGVVMISLDEYNSLKETEYIMSSPETMEDIRQGEEDIKNGKGIEINLDEL